A section of the Drosophila sechellia strain sech25 chromosome 3L, ASM438219v1, whole genome shotgun sequence genome encodes:
- the LOC6605235 gene encoding sodium-dependent phosphate transporter 1-B: MESFAPELLWMVVIGFLIAFVLAFGIGANDVANSFGTSVGSGVLTIRQACVLATICEISGAVLIGYKVSDTMRKGILEVGLYEGAEEVLMLGCVAALASSAVWLLVATFLKLPISGTHSIVGSTIGFSLVARGVQGLKWSTLGTIVGSWFISPVLSGVVSILLFLAIRRFILRAQEPLKAGFRSLPIFYGVTFFINVISVVLDGPKLLYMDNIPTWIALTASFGLSLLVALLTQLVVVPLQRRKIAKRLRAENPVKFNFEDSVESSPSGSPKKQRRPLSLVSEGKSLPAIAEITELVSLSDNSPRTFKLAPFGLAAKNNNALGEEYKIDPQLIKKAEDLLGKASLDNTDLTITSLNFIDEQQQQQQQQQNGRKLQECFKRMQSPKEEQKSKTNPIGTDLETVSTKATNNNLQVVESGGSLDLMISSTLSPNSSKVPLIESKEALNEQEEELKRTTAGGRRTSGAEETPEISMLFSFLQILTATFGSFAHGGNDVSNAIGPLIALYMIYREGSVMQQAESPIYILIYGGIGISVGLWLWGRRVIETIGNDLTKITSSTGFTIEVGAAITVLLASKVGLPISTTHCKVGSVVFVGHVSASGRKKSQPKDQSDKEAQNEVAPTEDGSVDWHLFRNIAYAWIVTVPVTALLSAGIMYVLCAIAVDDMGGA, translated from the exons ATGGAGAGCTTTGCGCCGGAATTACTATGGATGGTAGTCATCGGCTTCCTAATCGCCTTTGTCCTCGCCTTTGGCATCGGTGCCAACGACGTGGCCAACTCATTTGGCACCAGTGTCGGCTCCGGAGTTCTGACCATCCGGCAGGCATGCGTGCTGGCCACAATTTGCGAAATTTCGGGCGCCGTATTGATTG GCTACAAGGTATCGGACACGATGCGGAAGGGAATCCTGGAAGTTGGCCTATACGAGGGCGCCGAGGAGGTACTAATGCTGGGCTGCGTGGCCGCTTTGGCCAGTAGCGCCGTTTGGCTGCTGGTGGCCACCTTTTTGAAGCTGCCCATTTCGGGAACGCACAGTATCGTTGGCTCCACCATTGGATTTTCGCTAGTGGCGCGCGGCGTTCAGGGCTTGAAGTGGTCTACTTTGGGAACAATCGTCGGATCGTGGTTCATCTCACCGGTGCTGAGTGGAGTTGTGAGCATCCTGCTCTTCCTGGCCATTCGTCGCTTCATCCTACGTGCCCAGGAGCCGCTCAAGGCCGGATTCCGATCGCTGCCAATCTTCTATGGTGTGACGTTCTTCATCAACGTTATCAGCGTGGTGTTGGACGGGCCCAAGCTGCTCTACATGGACAACATACCCACTTGGATAGCACTGACCGCTAGTTTTGGTCTATCTTTGCTGGTGGCATTGCTTACGCAGTTGGTAGTGGTGCCTCTGCAGCGGCGCAAGATTGCCAAGCGACTGCGGGCCGAGAATCCTGTCAAGTTTAATTTCGAGGACTCCGTGG AATCTTCCCCGTCGGGAAGTCCCAAGAAGCAGCGTCGTCCACTGTCGCTGGTCAGCGAAGGAAAGTCACTGCCTGCCATCGCAGAAATAACCGAGCTGGTCTCGTTGAGCGACAACTCGCCGAGGACCTTTAAGTTGGCTCCATTCGGACTGGcggccaagaacaacaacgCGCTTGGAGAGGAGTACAAGATCGATCcgcagctgatcaaaaaggcGGAGGACCTGCTAGGCAAGGCTAGCCTGGACAACACGGATCTCACGATCACCAGTCTGAATTTTATCgacgagcagcagcaacaacagcagcagcagcaaaatggACGCAAGTTGCAGGAGTGCTTTAAGCGGATGCAGTCGCCCAAGGAGGAGCAGAAG AGCAAGACGAACCCCATTGGCACGGACTTGGAAACCGTGTCTACCAAAGCCACCAATAACAACCTTCAAGTGGTGGAGAGCGGCGGCAGCCTTGATCTTATGATCAGTTCCACTTTATCGCCCAATTCCAGCAAGGTTCCTCTGATCGAGAGCAAGGAAGCACTGAatgagcaggaggaggagctgaaACGAACGACGGCCGGTGGACGAAGAACCAGTGGCGCGGAGGAGACTCCGGAGATTTCCATGCTCTTCTCGTTTCTGCAGATCCTGACAGCCACATTCGGCAGTTTTGCGCACGGCGGCAATGATGTGAGCAACGCCATCGGCCCACTGATTGCCCTCTATATGATCTATCGCGAGGGATCGGTTATGCAGCAGGCCGAGAGTCCCATCTATATTCTAATCTACGGCGGCATCGGCATCTCTGTGGGTCTCTGGCTGTGGGGACGACGAGTCATCGAGACCATTGGCAATGACCTTACGAAAATTACCTCATCGAC TGGCTTTACTATTGAAGTCGGAGCTGCCATCACCGTACTGCTGGCCAGCAAAGTTGGCCTGCCCATTTCGACTACTCACTGCAAGGTCGGTTCGGTGGTTTTCGTGGGTCATGTGAGTGCATCGGGTCGCAAGAAGAGTCAGCCGAAGGATCAGAGCGATAAGGAGGCCCAAAACGAAGTTGCGCCCACGGAGGACGGCAGTGTCGATTGGCATCTTTTCCGGAACATTGCCTATGCCTGGATCGTAACGGTGCCGGTAACGGCGCTCCTCAGCGCCGGAATCATGTACGTGCTGTGTGCCATCGCCGTGGACGACATGGGTGGGGCCTAG
- the LOC116801172 gene encoding gibberellin-regulated protein 14-like: MRSQITIFLAIAAFVSTVWVASAQTPPDPATPPATPPATPPATPPATPPATPPATPPATPPATDPTTPATPPASDSSTTAPTTPTTPTKKPIGKKKTTVHHKRRIHKAGRRRTIRHSHGGKNSDRKKRSRRH, encoded by the coding sequence ATGCGATCGCAGATAACTATCTTCCTCGCCATCGCGGCTTTCGTTTCGACTGTCTGGGTAGCGTCTGCCCAGACGCCCCCTGATCCTGCTACTCCTCCTGCCACTCCTCCGGCTACTCCTCCTGCCACTCCTCCGGCCACTCCTCCGGCCACTCCTCCGGCCACTCCTCCGGCCACTCCTCCGGCCACTGATCCAACTACTCCCGCTACTCCCCCGGCATCCGATAGCAGCACCACCGCTCCCACCACCCCCACCACCCCCACCAAGAAACCAATTGGGAAGAAGAAGACCACTGTCCACCACAAAAGAAGGATCCACAAGGCGGGCAGACGCCGCACGATCCGCCACTCACATGGAGGCAAGAACAGCGACCGCAAGAAGAGATCCCGACGACACTAA
- the LOC116801173 gene encoding gibberellin-regulated protein 14-like, with protein MRSQITIFLAIAAFVSTVWVASAQTPPDPATPPATPPATPPATPPATPPATPPATPPATPPATDPTTPATPSASDSSTTAPTTVAPPTKKPSEKPKTVIHYKKKTYKPIRRRTIRHSHEGKRKNRSRRD; from the coding sequence ATGCGTTCGCAGATAACTATCTTCCTCGCCATCGCGGCTTTCGTTTCGACTGTCTGGGTAGCGTCTGCCCAGACGCCCCCTGATCCTGCTACTCCTCCTGCCACTCCTCCGGCCACTCCTCCTGCCACTCCTCCGGCCACTCCTCCGGCCACTCCTCCGGCCACCCCTCCGGCCACTCCGCCGGCCACTGATCCAACTACTCCCGCTACTCCCTCGGCATCCGATAGCAGCACCACCGCACCCACCACCGTGGCTCCCCCCACCAAGAAACCAAGTGAGAAGCCGAAGACCGTTATCCACTACAAGAAGAAAACCTACAAGCCGATCAGACGCCGCACGATCCGCCACTCACATGAAGGGAAGAGGAAGAACCGATCGCGTCGGGACTAA
- the LOC6605236 gene encoding platelet glycoprotein Ib alpha chain, with amino-acid sequence MRFQLTIFLAIAAFVSTVWVASAQTPPDPATPPATPPATPPATPPATPPATPPATPPATPPATDPTTPATPSPSDSSTTAPTTVAPPTKKPSEKPKTVIHYKKKTYKPIRRRTIRHSHEGKRKNRSRRD; translated from the coding sequence ATGCGATTCCAGCTAACTATCTTCCTCGCCATCGCGGCTTTCGTTTCGACTGTCTGGGTAGCGTCTGCCCAGACGCCCCCTGATCCTGCTACTCCTCCTGCCACTCCTCCGGCTACTCCTCCTGCCACTCCTCCGGCCACTCCTCCGGCCACTCCTCCGGCCACCCCTCCGGCCACTCCGCCGGCCACTGATCCAACTACTCCCGCTACTCCCTCGCCATCCGATAGCAGCACCACCGCACCCACCACCGTGGCTCCCCCCACCAAGAAACCAAGTGAGAAGCCGAAGACCGTTATCCACTACAAGAAGAAAACCTACAAGCCGATCAGACGCCGCACGATCCGCCACTCACATGAAGGGAAGAGGAAGAACCGATCCCGCCGGGATTAA